The window TGCTTTGTGCAATAGTGCGCTCCACAGCCTTGTCTGCTCGCTGCGTGTAGGATTGTTTTAACTTTTCACTTGGGCTACCGTAATTGCCCTTAACTTTTTAACACAAGCTTTTTGCCAATGCATCCAAATCCAGAGAGAGTCAATAGCCCAAGCGCTGAAATGCTTACGGCTTTATCGCCAGAGTCTGATGTGCGCCAAACAAGGAAAGACACACGCTACACGGCACCATTTGAAGAATTTTATCGCCGCTACTCCTCACCCGTCAAAGATTTTATCCAAAAGCAAACATTTGGTGGTGGTGTGCTGCTCTTCTGCGTGATTACTGCCATGATTTTGGCAAACTCTGACTTTTCAGATGAGTATGCACATCTCTTACACCTTCCCATTGGCATCAAAATCTCTTCATTTGTGCTGGAAAGCTCACTGCAGCACTTCATCAATGATGGTCTGATGACACTTTTCTTCCTGCTTGTAGGTCTAGAAATCAAGCGGGAGATTCTGGTGGGCGAACTTTCTTCACTGCGCAAGGCACTTTTGCCTATTGTGGCTGCACTTGGCGGCGTTATTATGCCTGCACTAATTTACTTTTTGCTCAATCCTACCGGTGACGCCGCGCGCGGCTGGGCTATCCCCATGGCAACCGACATCGCCTTTGCAGTGGCGTTGCTCTTTATTTTGGGCAACCGCATTCCAAGCTCCGTGATGACATTTCTTCTGGCGCTGGCTATCGTCGATGATCTAGTAGCCGTTGTCGTCATTAGCCTCTTCTACACCGAGACCATTGTTCTGACAAACTTGTTTGCAGGCTTGGGACTGCTTGGTGCCATGTGGCTAATGAATCTTTTGGGCATCCGCAAACTGTGGGTTTATGCCATCTTCAGCTTCGGCGTCTGGGTGTGTTTTCTGGGGTCAGGCGTACATGCCACCGTAGCCGGCGTGCTTTCCGCATTTATGATTCCAGCGCGCCCTAAATGCAACCCCATGAAATTTGTTGAAGACCTGCACTTCTTGCTGGCAGAACTTGCAAGCCAACACAACGAAGACAAATGGATTCTTGCTAGCAAAGAACAAACGCAGATTGTTGAGCAAATCGACAAATCCACAAGTGCCGTTGCCAGTCCCCTCTCGCGCTTAGAGCATAGCATCCAAATGCCAGTCAATCTGCTGGTGATTCCAATTTTTGCCGTCGCTAATGCCGGCGTGATGATTGCTCTCGATCAGTTTGGAGATGCCCTCGCAAACTCTATTACACTGGGCGTGCTGCTCGGTCTTACTCTTGGCAAACCGCTCGGCATTTTCACCGCTACTTGGCTTGCAATAAAACTTCGCCTTGCTGACCTGCCCGAAGAGGCTAGCTTCCAGCACATTTTTGGCGTTGGCATCCTAGGCGGAATTGGTTTCACCATGTCGATTTTCATTGCAGAACTTGCCTTCAAAGCAAATGATGCAGCTATCGCCTCAGTCAAAATCGGTATCTTGCTTGCTTCACTGCTTTCTGGAATTATCGGCGCACTCTTCCTGTTGCTCACATCTAAGCCATCTGTTCACAACGACACCCTCGAAGAGACATCCATGCCCTCAGCGTCATAATTGCTTTGGCTTGCATACATGCTGCAGCAGTTTCTCATACCGAGCACAGCATCCGCACGTGTGCAACTTGCTGCTGTTAGGCATTTAAGCCACCATCGATAGGATGAATCGTGCCCGTAATAAATTGACTCTCATCACTTGCAAGAAATACAACCAACTGCGCAACTTCCTGAGCTTGTGCATATCTGCCCAATGGAATGGTTTGCTCAAATTGCTTTTTGACTTCTGCACCATGCCCCGGTGCAAAACCCTCTTCTAACGAGCGCATCATTCGATTATCCACCGGCGAAGGATTGATTGTATTCACCCTTATTTTTCTTGGCGCAAGCTCAAGCGCTAAACTTCTCATGATTCCAATTACAGCATGCTTGCTGGCAACATACGCACTGACATTTGGCGTGCCCTTCAAGCCCGCTACAGAAGAGGTGATGATAATACTACCGCCATCCTTCATCACCGGCACCATGTACTTATGACCTAACCAAACACCTTTGACATTGACCGCTATCACTTTATCGAACATCTCCTCCGGATACTCCGTAACAGGTTTTACCACACCTTCAATCCCTGCGTTGTTAAAAAAGATATCAACCTGCCCGAAGGCTTTTGCCGCCTCATCCGCATATCGCTTCACATCCGCAGACTGTGTTACATCCGCTGCACAATACAAGACATGTTTGCTACCTAACTCCTCGACCGCTTCTTTCAATGCTTGCTCATGCAGATCGACTAACATCACTCTTGCACCTTCCTCTAAAAAGAGCTTGGCGGTCGCTTTGCCAATGCTACCCGCCCCACCCGTGATAACCGCTGTTTTGTTTTCAAGTCTTTTCATTTTTGCCTTCCCAATTTTTGTTTGCTTTACACTTACTCAACCACAAAGCCTCTGCAAATTCATTCATAGTAAGAAAAATTTTGGATTGACCGTTCCTAGTTCTGCCTGCCTACCTCATTCCTTGCGACTTTCCTCCTGCATATTGACAAAAGCCACCTCGTATTCCTGACGGCTAATCACCGTGTCATAAAGCCCCACTTGCGTCTCATCATGACGATTGATACCTACATAGACCAAACTCGGGTCCTCATAACGCTTGAACTTATAGACCGCATCGTTCATCAGGGCACCGTTGAAGACATTGAGACTCACCAACAGCTCAAAATCTTCCACCGTTAGCCCCGTAACGCGCTGAAATAGCTCCGGCTCTAGTTTTGTAATCACATCTCTGAGCGTGCGCTCACGGTAGTCGGTCAGATACATCAATACCGGAACACGGGTCGCCAACTTGATGAGTTTCTCTTGAATTTCTTTACGCTTGCTTTTGTATTCCTTCTCTGCTTCTGTGAGTTGTTTCTTTTCCTCGGCTTTCAGTGTCCGGTCGTTGGCTTCACGCTTGGCTTTATTGACCGCTTCCGATTTGTTGATAATTGTCTCGATCTCTTGATTGAGGTTGCGGAAAGCTTCAATGTTCATGAGTGCTTGCATGGCTCGCTCATTGCTCATCAAGCGCCGCAGGGTATCGTTATCGACATTGACCAAGAGCGCACTCTCCCAACGCCGCGCTAAGAGCGTGGCTGTCGTGCCGCTCATCGCCATCTCCAACACACCCGCCGCATCAATCTGACGCATCGAACTGCCATCGTAGGCTAAAACCGGCAAAAACTGAATAAACTCTGCTACTTTCCTTTCGGGGTCGCTTCGCCGACATGAAGGCGACAACTGTAATCGGCAATCTGACGCAAAGCACGGTCAGGCGCAAAGTCAAACACATAGCATTCGGGTTTGAGAATCAATTCTTCGTTGGGCGATTTTCCATCAGGATTTTTGAGCGTCCAAGGGCTTTGCACACGAAACGCCGCTTGAAAATAGGTCTCCGGGCTAGATGTGTTGCGCAGCATAAAAATCCCCGTCCAAGGACGCACGGTAACGCCCGTCGTGAGCTTGCCGCACGTGAGCGTAATCGTCTTTGTCTCGAGCGGATTGCCCATCGCTTTCAAGACCGGCGGCAATGCCTCCACCCCAATGCCCGCTTTTGCCCCAGCCGCCACAATGATTTTGTAATCGTGATAAAACTTGTTGTGCGGCTTTTGGAGCAAATTGTTCATGGCATAGCAAGCCGCAACACTGGGCAAAAACCACACCGTATGCGAAAGGGTCGGCAGCAGACGCTTGTCAGAAAAAGGCAACGGCGGTCGGTGATGCTTTCCCAGTTTGAGCTCATCGATATTGGTGGGCAAATGCGCACCACGAATTAAATCAAGCCACTTTTGCACTTCTTCCTCGTATTTGAAGCGCGCCTGCTCGTCCATGCCCTCCGCCGCAAAGAACACATTGAGGTCAAACTCGTTAAACTCGCCTTGCAAGGCAACTTGCCGAATCTCCTCTGGCAGCCGATACGTCATCAGCACCATGCGCGGCAGGGCAGCGTAAGGGTTGGGTCCTTTCGTCTCGTC of the [Chlorobium] sp. 445 genome contains:
- the nhaA gene encoding Na+/H+ antiporter NhaA; this translates as MLTALSPESDVRQTRKDTRYTAPFEEFYRRYSSPVKDFIQKQTFGGGVLLFCVITAMILANSDFSDEYAHLLHLPIGIKISSFVLESSLQHFINDGLMTLFFLLVGLEIKREILVGELSSLRKALLPIVAALGGVIMPALIYFLLNPTGDAARGWAIPMATDIAFAVALLFILGNRIPSSVMTFLLALAIVDDLVAVVVISLFYTETIVLTNLFAGLGLLGAMWLMNLLGIRKLWVYAIFSFGVWVCFLGSGVHATVAGVLSAFMIPARPKCNPMKFVEDLHFLLAELASQHNEDKWILASKEQTQIVEQIDKSTSAVASPLSRLEHSIQMPVNLLVIPIFAVANAGVMIALDQFGDALANSITLGVLLGLTLGKPLGIFTATWLAIKLRLADLPEEASFQHIFGVGILGGIGFTMSIFIAELAFKANDAAIASVKIGILLASLLSGIIGALFLLLTSKPSVHNDTLEETSMPSAS
- a CDS encoding oxidoreductase, whose protein sequence is MKRLENKTAVITGGAGSIGKATAKLFLEEGARVMLVDLHEQALKEAVEELGSKHVLYCAADVTQSADVKRYADEAAKAFGQVDIFFNNAGIEGVVKPVTEYPEEMFDKVIAVNVKGVWLGHKYMVPVMKDGGSIIITSSVAGLKGTPNVSAYVASKHAVIGIMRSLALELAPRKIRVNTINPSPVDNRMMRSLEEGFAPGHGAEVKKQFEQTIPLGRYAQAQEVAQLVVFLASDESQFITGTIHPIDGGLNA